The Pyrenophora tritici-repentis strain M4 chromosome 3, whole genome shotgun sequence genome has a window encoding:
- a CDS encoding EntF, Non-ribosomal peptide synthetase module protein, with amino-acid sequence MADKLSTMSRFDLEFHFFQEQSGLQGYIYFSEDLFAAETISCLAFVLESLLDQCLAEPETKIASTRLMTDKAYAQLNQMELLQVEYKTCSRESSIVDVFREQVAAWPAKVAVKDTSGEMTYAQVDAQSDRIAQTLAARVLTPETAIGVFATRRCETIVAFLGILKAGLAYMPFDTQAPARRIESILSSFSGQKLLLVGMDVEAPFLRLTDVEFVRIADMLNEATDNSLTRRALEGNSTLRPFATSLAYIIFTSGSTGQPKGVMVEHRGIVRMAQHDRMADFRSTKATAHMANLAFDGSSIRVAIFTPALLKHSLAASPRTIGTLDVLLVGGDRADPGDMFAAQSLVKSKVANAYGPTENSAISTLYILTEDERCVNGVPIGRAISSSGAYVMDAEQQLVPLGTIGELVVTGDGVARGYTDPKRNIDRFVTVTVGNTTMRAYRTGDYVRQRPTDGQLEFFGRIDGQVKIRGHRIELGEIENVLCSHRCVRDAAVVLAQKDHSTQGLFGYVTLNQEARMTDDQVEDKSQLQHVNA; translated from the exons atggccgacaaGCTCTCTACTATGTCACGGTTTGATCTCGAGTTTCACTTCTTCCAAGAGCAGAGCGGCCTGCAGGGCTACATATACTTCTCAGAAGACCTCTTCGCCGCTGAGACGATATCATGCCTAGCGTTTGTTTTAGAGAGCTTGCTCGACCAGTGTCTCGCCGAACCCGAGACAAAGATTGCGTCAACGCGACTTATGACCGACAAGGCATACGCTCAGCTGAACCAGATGGAGCTGCTTCAAGTAGAATACAAGACATGTTCTCGAGAGTCAAGTATCGTCGACGTCTTCCGGGAGCAAGTTGCTGCGTGGCCTGCTAAGGTTGCGGTCAAAGATACATCTGGAGAGATGACCTACGCCCAAGTAGACGCGCAGTCAGACAGAATCGCTCAGACGCTCGCGGCGAGGGTTTTGACTCCCGAAACTGCAATCGGCGTATTTGCAACTCGACGCTGCGAGACGATTGTCGCCTTTCTTGGCATTCTAAAGGCAGGGTTGGCCTACATGCCTTTTGATACGCAAGCACCAGCAAGGCGGATTGAATCTATCCTATCATCCTTCTCGGGACAGAAGCTCTTACTAGTTGGCATGGATGTTGAGGCCCCTTTTCTTAGATTGACAGACGTCGAGTTTGTACGCATTGCCGACATGTTGAACGAGGCCACCGACAATAGTCTCACACGGCGTGCCTTGGAAGGCAATTCCACTCTCAGACCGTTTGCCACCAGCCTGGCGTACATTATATTCACGTCGGGCTCGACTGGTCAGCCTAAGGGGGTCATGGTAGAGCATCGCGGCATTGTACGCATGGCACAACATGATCGCATGGCGGATTTCCGATCAACCAAAGCTACAGCACATATGGCCAACCTTGCGTTTGACGGATCGTC TATCCGGGTCGCCATCTTCACCCCTGCTCTCCTCAAGCACTCTCTAGCCGCATCTCCGCGCACAATTGGCACACTTGATGTGCTACTTGTAGGCGGAGACCGAGCTGATCCAGGAGACATGTTCGCAGCACAGAGCTTGGTAAAGAGTAAGGTAGCCAACGCATATGGGCCGACTGAGAATTCAGCCATAAGCACGCTATATATTTTGACCGAAGACGAGAGGTGTGTAAATGGTGTGCCTATCGGCAGAGCTATCAGTAGCTCGGGCGCCTATGTCATGGATGCTGAGCAGCAGCTTGTGCCACTTGGTACCATTGGCGAGCTAGTGGTAACTGGAGACGGTGTTGCGCGAGGATACACAGACCCTAAGCGCAACATCGACCGCTTTGTTACAGTCACTGTCGGCAACACTACTATGCGAGCCTACCGAACGGGCGACTACGTACGGCAGCGACCCACAGATGGGCAACTTGAATTCTTTGGTCGTATTGATGGGCAGGTCAAGATCAGAGGCCACCGCATTGAGCTTGGAGAGATCGAGAACGTCCTTTGTAGCCACAGATGCGTGCGCGATGCCGCAGTGGTGTTGGCACAGAAAGACCACAGCACCCAGGGACTCTTTGGCTACGTCACACTCAATCAAGAAGCCAGAATGACGGACGATCAGGTTGAGGACAAAAGCCAGCTGCAGCATGTCAACGCATAG
- a CDS encoding alpha-L-rhamnosidase A, translating to MTARPCCLRTNRLLRPLGIDAFPVEFSWQLTAKEDVCNITQSFYELQVSTSLSFESEAIVWDSGKIATSKKPSLTAIYAGDSVKSRTRYYWRLRVWDQFEETSDDTWDTAEQAWFETGLLQPSDWKASWIGAPAMKTTEISAKDDRVIYLSRNLQLAQTPVRVRAYATACGWYKLFVNEHNVTGTALVPRWTPFDQFTEYQTYDIADYLKTGENVISVVVADGRFKGQIGATEGRCRYGDRLSALVQLEVNTDDGSTVTFCTDETWRSVKGPIVRSDPVWGEHTDFRISVEWLGKCDTLSSNLAEKVTVLTKKLIAEEVERVEEVMRLSPKDVLRAPSGVQIVDFGQNFAGIMAIKLRGRAGSKVTMTYSEVLSSNGELNIDYLKLPVLPHIVQRDVVTLGDDAAEFQPWFTIHGFRYAEVQGLDYDLSPSDIQGIVLASNFPNTGSFTCSDARLNKLYQNIVWGARSNFTDIPTDCPTRERMGWTGDIQVFSPTATLLFDSQNFLRRFLRCVAAEQNADGTINPYIPSGESEFSNGQVSLMSKMMRITSGSTGWGDASTMVPWTLYMYYNDEVVLSRQYDSMKRWVNSLAGRARDKMSWGRWLFNKFGAGCGDLEHYIVDTGFSYGEWLRAGSGFLTLVKEVLFPSAAVSTAYLANSSRLLSNIAKILGKQDDADHYLALSQKTSEAWRSAFVRRGGSRIAGDFQDDYVRALAFNLVEPEQKPAALERLVELITQAGYHLQTGFMSTGLLLPTLAEHGRSDIAYRLLMQDTVPSWLYPVSKGATTLWETWEGYDGKGNAKMSHNHYAFGSVAQWLHERVAGMKAVEPGYRKIRVEPLIGGGLTHAEASLKTPLGFAKSSWSLNRETGMVRLEIVIPPCATAEVVLAGSKIETIESGQHSFQYKLD from the coding sequence ATGACTGCACGACCGTGCTGTTTGCGCACCAATAGACTTTTACGTCCGCTTGGGATCGATGCGTTCCCTGTGGAATTCAGCTGGCAACTAACAGCAAAGGAAGATGTTTGCAACATCACTCAGTCCTTCTACGAACTTCAAGTTTCCACATCTTTATCTTTCGAATCTGAAGCTATCGTTTGGGACAGCGGGAAGATAGCTACAAGCAAAAAACCGTCACTTACCGCCATCTATGCGGGAGACAGTGTGAAAAGTCGCACTCGGTACTATTGGCGCCTCCGCGTATGGGACCAATTCGAAGAGACCAGTGACGACACTTGGGATACGGCCGAGCAAGCATGGTTCGAAACAGGGCTGCTGCAGCCATCGGACTGGAAAGCGTCCTGGATTGGTGCTCCTGCGATGAAAACGACTGAGATTTCAGCGAAAGATGACAGAGTCATATATCTCTCCCGTAACTTGCAGCTTGCGCAAACGCCAGTACGTGTACGAGCTTACGCGACAGCTTGTGGATGGTACAAGCTTTTCGTCAATGAACACAATGTCACTGGTACGGCGTTGGTGCCACGCTGGACGCCTTTCGATCAGTTCACTGAATACCAGACTTATGATATTGCTGATTATTTGAAGACTGGCGAGAACGTGATTAGTGTCGTTGTTGCAGATGGGCGGTTCAAAGGACAGATAGGCGCTACTGAAGGACGCTGTCGATACGGAGATCGGCTTTCTGCACTTGTACAGCTCGAGGTGAACACAGATGATGGAAGCACTGTCACATTCTGTACAGACGAGACATGGAGGTCTGTGAAGGGTCCCATTGTTCGATCAGACCCCGTATGGGGTGAACATACCGACTTTCGAATCTCTGTCGAATGGCTGGGGAAGTGTGATACTCTGTCTTCTAACCTTGCCGAGAAAGTCACAGTTTTGACCAAGAAACTCATCGCAGAAGAAGTCGAACGCGTTGAAGAGGTGATGCGCTTGTCACCCAAGGATGTCCTTCGTGCACCTTCAGGAGTGCAAATAGTCGACTTCGGTCAAAACTTTGCCGGAATCATGGCAATCAAGCTCCGCGGCCGGGCAGGCTCCAAAGTCACCATGACATATAGCGAGGTCTTGTCCAGCAATGGAGAGCTTAACATTGATTATCTGAAGCTTCCCGTCCTTCCGCACATCGTACAACGGGACGTCGTAACTCTTGGAGACGATGCAGCTGAGTTTCAGCCATGGTTCACCATCCATGGATTTCGATACGCAGAAGTTCAAGGCTTGGATTACGATCTCAGTCCCTCTGACATCCAAGGAATCGTCCTGGCTTCCAACTTCCCAAACACCGGATCCTTCACCTGCTCGGACGCCCGCCTTAACAAACTCTATCAGAACATTGTTTGGGGTGCACGCAGCAATTTTACCGACATACCAACCGACTGTCCAACTCGAGAGCGAATGGGTTGGACAGGAGATATTCAAGTATTTTCTCCTACTGCTACCTTGCTATTCGACAGTCAGAATTTCCTGCGTCGATTCTTGCGTTGCGTCGCTGCGGAGCAAAATGCCGACGGCACCATCAACCCATACATCCCCAGCGGTGAATCAGAGTTTAGTAATGGCCAGGTGTCGCTCATGtcgaagatgatgaggataACTTCGGGATCAACTGGATGGGGCGATGCTTCTACAATGGTACCTTGGACTCTGTACATGTACTACAATGATGAAGTAGTCCTCTCGCGACAGTACGATAGTATGAAGAGATGGGTGAATAGCTTGGCAGGTCGAGCACGGGACAAGATGAGCTGGGGAAGATGGCTTTTCAACAAATTCGGTGCTGGATGTGGTGACCTTGAGCACTACATCGTGGATACCGGTTTCAGCTATGGTGAATGGCTTCGGGCTGGAAGCGGGTTTCTCACACTGGTCAAGGAGGTTCTGTTCCCGAGCGCCGCTGTTTCTACCGCTTACTTGGCCAACTCATCGCGTCTGCTATCCAACATCGCTAAGATCCTTGGCAAACAGGACGATGCAGACCACTATCTCGCACTCTCGCAGAAAACATCCGAAGCGTGGCGCTCTGCGTTCGTCCGACGAGGCGGTTCCCGCATTGCAGGAGACTTCCAAGACGATTACGTCCGCGCCCTCGCCTTCAATCTCGTCGAGCCAGAGCAAAAGCCAGCAGCTTTGGAGCGCCTCGTAGAGCTGATAACGCAAGCCGGCTACCATCTGCAAACAGGCTTCATGAGCACCGGACTGCTGCTCCCTACACTTGCAGAACACGGCAGGTCAGACATCGCGTACCGCCTCCTGATGCAAGACACGGTGCCATCGTGGCTCTATCCTGTGTCAAAGGGCGCAACGACTCTGTGGGAGACCTGGGAAGGTTACGACGGCAAAGGCAATGCGAAGATGTCGCACAACCACTATGCATTCGGCAGTGTGGCACAATGGTTGCATGAGAGGGTTGCCGGTATGAAGGCAGTCGAGCCGGGGTACAGGAAGATCAGGGTGGAGCCTTTGATCGGAGGCGGATTAACTCATGCTGAGGCTTCTTTGAAGACGCCATTGGGCTTCGCGAAGAGTTCCTGGAGCCTGAATAGGGAGACAGGCATGGTGAGGCTTGAGATTGTGATTCCGCCTTGTGCCACAGCTGAGGTGGTGTTGGCCGGCTCTAAGATTGAAACTATAGAGTCCGGACAACACTCCTTTCAATACAAGTTAGACTAG
- a CDS encoding Dimer-Tnp-hAT domain containing protein → MPVAKEQVGDVPEGLVPAIKLEPPPGFEQDEWEQLTDGFACEADEIDGILDQRGSGGSRKGRPINLSVPYTGSLSGSARAIAQRERKALFDKEEKVLESVRTADRSAKYQLKKSLLQQPKYKLANSARQAKLLEKEWDILSEKRFTQKKSVAKDILAIPIAQVGVERVFNVAKDVIGSRRHRLSARTIQQIMVLKDTISQEEEQGLDYLVAQLGEDGEPIDEVNDLFELPASLEHTFDIDEENQTTEEESEEEVQEERQLPPRKRQRPQRYRDN, encoded by the exons atgcctgtcgcgaaagagcaagtcggcgacgtacctgaaggcctagttccagccatcaaactTGAACCTCCGCCTGGGTTCGAACAAGATGAGTGGGAGCAGCTTACCGAT GGATTTGCGTGTGAAGCTGACGAGATTGACGGTATCTTAGATCAAAGAGGTAGTGGGGGTTCacgaaaaggccgacctaTCAATTTGAGCGTCCCCTATACTGGCTCTCTGAGTGGTAGCGCCCGTGCTATTGCTCAACGTGAACGCAAAGCTCTTTTCgataaagaggagaaggtacTTGAAAGCGTTAGAACAGCCGACCGCTCCGCGAAGTACCAACTGAAGAAATCGCTTTTGCAACAGCCTAAGTATAAATTAGCAAATAGTGCTAGACAGGCTAAGCTGCTAGAGAAAGAGTGGGATATACTTTCAGAGAAGCGGTTTACCCAGAAAAAGTCTG TGGcgaaggatatactagcaATACCAATTGCTCAGGTTGGGGTTGAAAGAGTTTTCAATGTTGCTAAGGATGTTATTGGTAGTCGGAGGCACCGACTATCTGCCCGGACAATACAGCAGATAATGGTTCTTAAGGATACAATATctcaagaggaagaacaGGGTCTAGACTACCTAGTTGCTCAATTAGGGGAGGATGGAGAGCCAATTGACGAGGTTAATGATCTTTTTGAGCTTCCAGCCTCGTTAGAGCATACCTTCGATATAGATGAGGAGAACCAGActacagaagaagagtcggaggaagaggtccaggaggagcgtcaattgccacctcgaaagcgccagcgtcctCAGCGCTACCGTGATAATTAG
- a CDS encoding HHT1, Histones H3 and H4, giving the protein MARTKPRPKVTGKAGRGGPDGKTVTGGKPAQKALASKARRQVAGKSTRKAPVAVKKKRKFKAGTVALREIKRYQRGFELLLRKLPFSRVVREFAQVHKADIRFQRSAIEALQEATEAFLVGYFEDCNINAIHAKRVTIQEKDSQLARRYFARELLAFL; this is encoded by the exons ATGGCAAGGACAAAACCACGGCCTAAGGTCACCGGTAAAGCCGGCCGGGGTGGTCCTGATGGCAAGACAGTTACTGGCGGCAAGCCGGCTCAGAAGGCCCTTGCTAGTAAGGCTAGACGTCAAGTAGCAGGAAAGTCTACGCGAAAGGCACCTGTAGCTgttaagaagaagcgcaagtttaAGGCCGGCA CTGTCGCATTACGGGAAATCAAGAGATACCAGAGAGGTTTTGAACTACTCTTGCGAAAACTCCCCTTTTCCCGCGTAGTGCGCGAATTTGCACAGGTGCACAAGGCCGATATCCGCTTTCAACGATCTGCAATCGAAGCTCTTCAGGAAGCTACAGAAGCTTTCTTAGTTGGTTATTTTGAGG ACTGCAACATCAATGCTATTCACGCAAAGAGGGTTACTATTCAAGAGAAGGATTCTCAATTGGCTAGGCGCTACTTTGCGCGCGAGTTACTAGCTTTTCTCTAG